A window of bacterium contains these coding sequences:
- a CDS encoding carbohydrate ABC transporter permease → MKRQPLHYALLSGVAAAFLFPLAWLLLTSFKVDTEIYHYPITILPQRWTLVNYVYVFTQLAGFGRFLVNSLAVTGTSVVLILVFGALGGYPLARKEFPGKRALLAFLVLVIAVPWVIYLIPTFVMEEAVGLRNSWLGLILPYVALNLPWALLIMQSAFVAIPQEVIDAARVDGAGEFQTWLRILVPLTTPGLATTFLIVFVFVWKEFLYAVTLMTESEWQTLPVGIIQIKAQLQSLAFNILSPTIIVTLLPILVVFLLLRNFLTAGVLGAGGFGKE, encoded by the coding sequence ATGAAGCGTCAGCCGCTGCACTACGCCTTGCTAAGCGGCGTCGCCGCAGCGTTTCTGTTCCCGCTCGCCTGGTTGCTGCTGACTTCGTTCAAAGTTGACACGGAGATCTACCACTACCCGATCACCATCCTGCCCCAGCGGTGGACGCTGGTCAACTACGTGTACGTGTTCACACAACTCGCCGGATTCGGGCGATTTCTCGTCAACAGTCTGGCGGTCACTGGAACCTCGGTGGTTCTGATCCTGGTCTTTGGCGCCCTCGGCGGCTATCCGCTAGCGCGCAAGGAGTTCCCCGGTAAACGCGCGCTTCTCGCATTTCTTGTCTTGGTGATCGCGGTCCCGTGGGTGATCTATCTCATCCCGACGTTCGTGATGGAGGAGGCTGTTGGCCTGCGAAACTCCTGGCTCGGTCTGATCCTGCCCTACGTCGCGTTGAACCTCCCGTGGGCGCTGTTGATCATGCAGAGTGCGTTCGTCGCGATCCCGCAGGAGGTCATTGATGCGGCGCGGGTGGACGGGGCTGGTGAGTTCCAGACGTGGCTGCGCATTCTCGTGCCGCTTACGACGCCGGGGCTCGCGACCACATTCTTGATCGTCTTTGTCTTTGTGTGGAAAGAGTTCTTGTACGCCGTCACGTTGATGACGGAGAGCGAGTGGCAAACGCTCCCGGTTGGCATCATTCAAATCAAGGCTCAACTCCAAAGTCTCGCCTTTAACATCCTGAGCCCGACGATTATTGTGACCTTACTCCCGATCTTGGTCGTGTTCTTGCTCCTGCGGAACTTCTTGACGGCAGGTGTGCTGGGCGCAGGCGGGTTTGGCAAGGAATAG
- a CDS encoding sugar ABC transporter permease, translating into MRERAWSAYLYLGPALVFMGVFIAYPMLRSLYFSFTAYNYVYDAAPRWVGLGTYAAVLRDPVFQIALANQIKFGIPFFAIAFALSLLVAIALTQVIRGRTTLQLAIALPMIIPPSLGAVVFLWLLDPGFGIVNIAWQALVRTRPPEWFLSPSLALYVMVPIFVWEELAFPMVIFLVGLQSISQSLYDAAKVDGATFWGEVRYVTVPALRPTMTVVAVYLITQSLKMFDLPYVLTQGGPGNATFTLYYYTWTRAFRFFEMGTAAAAAYLTAILIVGFSLATAGALRERGE; encoded by the coding sequence ATGCGCGAGCGAGCCTGGAGTGCTTACCTCTACCTCGGTCCTGCGCTCGTGTTCATGGGCGTGTTCATCGCCTATCCCATGCTCCGGTCGCTCTACTTCAGCTTCACCGCGTACAACTATGTGTACGATGCGGCCCCTCGATGGGTTGGATTGGGCACCTACGCTGCCGTCCTCAGGGATCCGGTGTTCCAGATCGCGCTCGCCAACCAGATCAAGTTCGGCATCCCGTTCTTCGCGATCGCGTTTGCGCTGAGCCTGCTTGTGGCCATCGCGCTCACCCAGGTGATCCGCGGGCGCACGACGCTCCAACTGGCGATCGCGCTGCCGATGATCATCCCGCCGTCACTAGGCGCGGTCGTGTTTCTGTGGCTGCTCGATCCCGGCTTCGGCATCGTCAACATCGCGTGGCAGGCCCTCGTTCGTACCCGGCCGCCTGAGTGGTTTCTCTCGCCGTCGCTCGCCCTGTACGTGATGGTGCCGATCTTTGTCTGGGAGGAACTGGCGTTTCCGATGGTGATCTTCCTGGTCGGTCTGCAAAGCATCTCCCAGAGCCTGTACGACGCGGCGAAGGTGGACGGCGCAACGTTCTGGGGCGAAGTGCGCTACGTGACGGTGCCGGCCCTCAGGCCGACGATGACGGTGGTGGCCGTCTACCTGATCACGCAATCGCTCAAGATGTTCGATCTTCCCTACGTGCTGACGCAAGGCGGCCCCGGCAACGCGACGTTCACCCTGTACTACTACACGTGGACACGGGCGTTCAGGTTTTTCGAGATGGGGACGGCCGCAGCAGCCGCCTATCTCACCGCGATCCTCATCGTGGGGTTCAGCCTCGCGACCGCGGGCGCGTTGCGCGAGCGTGGAGAATGA
- a CDS encoding extracellular solute-binding protein, whose protein sequence is MNTERTARRMPRRTFVKAAAGAGLAVAGGIGFPRAGEAQARTLRMGAESWVYKKFNLQQWGTAFGKAHGVGLKFETTPDNDISPELLTWSRGRTEWDVIVVGLPLFVAPLVGRNLLVDMTGFVKGVGEDKFIPTFLKDVRFAQGSGWYYPMVPFLGEVIGVQVNMKMYRAAGLVDRAGNPRPIPAWDLGEMVDYFRKLAAVSPKGYGLGLDWDNEFGLHNYLAPLVGARGSIYSKSDPKMLDFESPDAVKILTFYRSLQKANLLFGDIAPTASGVALSNFKAGLIPAHATTVSRAVESAQNLGAENVSWIYWPGAERHGSITYTHNAYIPKVSPNQALAEQFIREQVLSLPAQVWTFNNYGKLPSQKEAYSHVKWFQREAEATLRVVSNSTLEPKYKGIAQLGELFTSETQKVILQGTDPVQALANIRNGITTRQIDLTLLGYNG, encoded by the coding sequence ATGAACACGGAGCGTACGGCACGTCGCATGCCACGTCGGACGTTCGTCAAGGCCGCCGCGGGTGCGGGCTTAGCAGTGGCCGGAGGCATCGGATTTCCGCGAGCGGGTGAGGCGCAGGCTCGGACGTTGCGGATGGGCGCCGAGTCATGGGTGTACAAGAAGTTCAACCTGCAACAGTGGGGCACGGCATTTGGGAAGGCCCACGGTGTCGGGCTCAAGTTCGAGACGACCCCGGACAATGACATCTCACCGGAACTCTTGACGTGGTCGCGCGGGCGGACCGAGTGGGACGTGATCGTGGTCGGGCTTCCGCTGTTTGTCGCGCCGCTCGTTGGTCGGAACCTACTGGTCGATATGACCGGGTTCGTCAAAGGGGTCGGGGAGGACAAGTTTATCCCGACGTTTCTCAAAGATGTCCGGTTTGCGCAGGGCAGCGGGTGGTACTACCCCATGGTACCGTTCCTGGGCGAAGTCATTGGCGTCCAGGTCAACATGAAGATGTATCGTGCCGCCGGCCTCGTGGACCGCGCGGGCAACCCGAGGCCGATCCCGGCGTGGGACCTTGGGGAGATGGTCGACTACTTCCGCAAACTCGCGGCGGTGTCGCCCAAGGGCTACGGGCTCGGGCTCGACTGGGACAACGAGTTCGGCCTGCACAACTATCTCGCGCCGCTGGTGGGCGCGCGGGGCAGCATCTATAGTAAGAGCGACCCGAAGATGCTCGATTTCGAAAGCCCCGACGCCGTGAAGATCCTGACGTTCTATCGAAGCCTGCAGAAGGCCAACCTGCTGTTCGGCGACATCGCGCCGACGGCGTCGGGTGTGGCGCTCAGTAACTTCAAGGCCGGTCTGATCCCGGCCCACGCGACGACCGTGTCCCGGGCCGTCGAGTCGGCGCAGAACCTTGGCGCGGAGAACGTGTCCTGGATCTATTGGCCGGGAGCGGAACGCCATGGTTCGATCACGTACACTCACAACGCCTACATTCCGAAGGTTTCGCCGAACCAGGCGCTCGCCGAGCAGTTCATTCGGGAGCAGGTACTGTCGCTGCCCGCCCAGGTCTGGACGTTTAACAACTACGGGAAGCTGCCGTCCCAGAAGGAGGCCTACAGCCACGTGAAGTGGTTCCAGCGAGAGGCGGAAGCGACGCTGCGGGTCGTGAGCAATTCAACGCTTGAGCCCAAGTACAAGGGCATTGCGCAACTTGGAGAGCTGTTCACCTCGGAGACCCAGAAGGTCATCTTGCAGGGGACGGATCCCGTGCAGGCACTGGCCAACATCCGTAACGGGATTACGACGCGGCAAATCGACCTCACGCTCCTCGGATACAACGGGTGA
- a CDS encoding FAD-binding oxidoreductase: MTLPPHTKYLIVGAGVHGLSTGYHLARELRARGKGSGADILIVDKTGVAAGASGIACGVIRNNYFQPAMRALMAHSVSVWERHPDVLSYHPVGYMQISPEVMHEGVAAIHAQQQAIGYPSVFIEGAAECTTYMKRLFHDWRARGITSVLHEKKGGYANNRASMVGLSRMALAEGVRMATDVRVTGFRQSGGAIAAVDTDHGVVAADYVVLGVGPWIRSVWAMLDLPMTITVVLGGNAHHGVKMWRYLCLQEGTLGVDPNFQQTNDGRMPPVIHVDTDAPLYSDIDGALITDQLWGIYYKPDFMFDGVQGGAAPRPVDNDDAPIDPYGTESPEFVVGEDFVRLWCSALAFCQTRFEHKASLYRREPSGGLGAFTPDNFPVFDVFRQNCYVIADSNHGFKMIGVGELVAKEILGESSAILQPFRFSRYAEGNLHPVSTSPFPWS; encoded by the coding sequence ATGACCCTCCCGCCCCACACCAAGTACCTGATCGTCGGAGCCGGGGTCCACGGCCTGAGCACGGGGTACCATCTCGCACGGGAGCTCCGCGCGCGGGGCAAGGGAAGCGGCGCGGACATCCTGATCGTCGACAAGACGGGCGTCGCCGCCGGCGCCTCCGGCATCGCCTGCGGTGTGATCCGCAACAACTACTTCCAACCCGCCATGCGCGCACTCATGGCCCACAGCGTGAGTGTCTGGGAGCGCCACCCGGACGTGCTGAGCTACCATCCGGTGGGCTATATGCAGATTAGCCCCGAAGTGATGCACGAAGGCGTTGCGGCGATCCACGCCCAACAACAGGCCATTGGATACCCCTCGGTGTTCATCGAAGGGGCGGCCGAGTGCACCACCTACATGAAAAGACTCTTCCACGACTGGCGCGCACGGGGCATCACGTCCGTCCTGCACGAGAAGAAGGGCGGCTACGCCAACAATAGGGCCTCGATGGTGGGCCTCTCGCGCATGGCGCTCGCCGAAGGAGTGCGCATGGCCACCGACGTCCGCGTCACCGGCTTCCGGCAATCGGGCGGAGCGATCGCGGCGGTGGACACCGACCACGGGGTCGTAGCGGCGGACTACGTCGTGCTCGGCGTCGGCCCGTGGATCCGGTCCGTCTGGGCCATGCTCGACCTGCCGATGACGATCACCGTGGTGCTCGGCGGGAACGCGCATCACGGCGTCAAGATGTGGCGCTACCTGTGCCTGCAGGAGGGCACCCTCGGGGTCGACCCCAATTTTCAGCAGACCAACGACGGCAGGATGCCGCCGGTCATTCACGTCGACACGGACGCACCGCTGTACTCCGACATCGACGGCGCGCTGATCACCGACCAACTGTGGGGCATCTACTACAAACCCGACTTCATGTTCGACGGAGTCCAGGGCGGCGCCGCGCCGCGTCCGGTCGACAACGACGACGCACCCATCGATCCGTACGGCACCGAGTCCCCCGAATTCGTGGTCGGCGAGGATTTCGTCCGCCTGTGGTGCTCGGCACTAGCGTTCTGTCAAACGCGCTTCGAGCACAAGGCGTCCCTGTACAGACGGGAACCGTCCGGGGGCCTGGGAGCCTTCACGCCTGACAACTTCCCCGTGTTCGACGTCTTCCGGCAAAACTGCTACGTGATCGCGGACTCCAATCACGGCTTCAAGATGATCGGGGTCGGCGAGCTCGTCGCGAAGGAGATCCTCGGCGAATCGAGCGCGATCCTCCAGCCGTTCCGCTTCTCCCGGTACGCCGAGGGGAACTTGCACCCGGTCTCCACGAGCCCGTTCCCCTGGAGCTAG
- a CDS encoding homocysteine S-methyltransferase family protein, whose protein sequence is MTVQPRSHSRGLLDRLAADGAVLCAEGYLFELERRGYLQAGAYVPEVVLDHPDVVAQLHREFVRAGSDVVEAFTYYGHREKLRLIGKEDRLEALQRNALSIAKAVAAESAGDPPLVAGNISNTTIYAPGDAAVAAQARMMFDEQVAWAADAGVDMVIAETFSYHGEALLALEAIRRAGLPAVVTLAVHLDGLRDGVPLEESVRSLEQAGADVVGLNCARGPATMLPLLRAARNAVSCHVAGLPVPYRTTPESPTFQSLRDPAGDSLPTPRSFPVALDPFTCTRYEMAAFARAAYDLGVRYIGVCCGGAPHHVRAMAEALGRSPEASRYSPDMSKHYAFGTDPRLRRHNRDYTSKL, encoded by the coding sequence ATGACCGTGCAACCCCGCTCGCATAGCCGCGGGCTCCTCGACCGGCTGGCCGCCGACGGCGCGGTGCTCTGCGCCGAAGGATACCTTTTTGAGCTCGAACGGCGAGGCTATCTGCAAGCCGGTGCGTACGTCCCCGAGGTCGTCCTCGACCACCCGGACGTAGTGGCGCAGTTGCACCGGGAGTTCGTGCGGGCGGGCAGCGACGTCGTCGAAGCGTTCACGTACTACGGTCACCGCGAGAAACTGCGGCTCATCGGCAAAGAGGATCGCCTGGAGGCCCTGCAGCGCAACGCCCTGTCGATCGCCAAGGCGGTCGCAGCGGAGAGCGCCGGGGACCCGCCCCTCGTCGCGGGCAACATCTCGAATACGACGATCTACGCCCCCGGCGACGCGGCCGTTGCCGCGCAGGCGCGCATGATGTTCGACGAGCAGGTGGCGTGGGCCGCAGACGCGGGCGTGGACATGGTGATCGCCGAGACGTTCTCCTACCACGGCGAGGCGCTGCTCGCGTTGGAGGCGATCAGACGGGCGGGCTTGCCGGCGGTCGTCACGCTCGCCGTGCACCTGGACGGGCTGCGCGACGGGGTGCCGCTCGAGGAGAGCGTCCGCTCGCTCGAACAGGCGGGCGCGGACGTGGTGGGTCTCAACTGCGCCCGCGGTCCCGCGACGATGCTGCCGCTGCTGCGCGCCGCCCGCAACGCCGTCTCGTGTCACGTCGCCGGGCTGCCCGTGCCATACCGGACGACACCGGAGTCCCCGACGTTTCAGTCGCTGCGCGACCCGGCCGGTGACAGCCTGCCGACGCCGCGCTCGTTCCCCGTTGCCCTCGATCCGTTCACGTGCACCCGCTACGAAATGGCGGCGTTTGCCCGAGCGGCCTACGACCTCGGGGTCCGCTACATTGGGGTCTGCTGCGGCGGCGCGCCGCACCACGTGCGGGCGATGGCGGAAGCGCTGGGGCGCAGTCCCGAGGCCAGCCGGTACTCGCCGGATATGTCGAAGCACTATGCCTTCGGAACTGATCCCCGCCTCCGGAGGCACAACCGCGACTACACCTCCAAGCTGTAG